The proteins below are encoded in one region of Nitrosomonas ureae:
- a CDS encoding acyl carrier protein, whose protein sequence is MTESNYDEIMKLLCDRLSDLTNADVLITPETNLISQLSIDSIKLLNLIMEIEDAFDISIPINALTDVQTVRELVDLVHKIKTTSS, encoded by the coding sequence ATGACTGAAAGTAATTATGATGAGATCATGAAGTTGCTCTGTGACCGTCTAAGCGATTTAACCAATGCGGATGTATTGATTACCCCGGAAACAAACCTGATCAGCCAATTATCGATTGATTCCATCAAACTGCTCAATCTGATTATGGAAATTGAAGATGCTTTTGATATTTCAATTCCTATAAATGCGTTGACAGATGTTCAAACAGTTCGTGAATTAGTTGATTTGGTACATAAAATTAAAACGACATCATCATAA
- a CDS encoding NAD-dependent epimerase/dehydratase family protein, with protein MRKLVAVTGATGFIGSVLIQRLIQDGWIVRALTRTIRFSDTELIQWIQGDLEDLNALHRLVDGVACVIHCAATVKGSSFQEFERTNITGTENILHILVKQKLFPRFLLISSLAARQPELSWYAQSKYLSEQKLIELSSQLQWTIFRPTAVYGPGDKEMKPLFQSIHRGFLPVVGKMQNRFGLIHVCDLVSAIQAWLNSKNPINGIFELDDGTPDGYSYQSLKVIAQQVWKRTVYCIVIPDLLIRCIALINLWFARFFQYSPMLTPGKVNELQHEDWVCNNTPLTNALPEWHPRIRLQDVLSEVI; from the coding sequence ATGCGAAAATTAGTAGCTGTAACAGGTGCTACTGGTTTTATTGGCAGCGTACTAATTCAAAGACTCATTCAAGATGGATGGATAGTTCGTGCACTTACTCGGACTATCCGTTTTTCAGATACCGAATTAATTCAGTGGATCCAAGGTGACTTAGAAGATTTAAATGCATTGCATCGTCTAGTTGATGGTGTGGCGTGTGTAATTCATTGTGCTGCAACAGTAAAAGGAAGCTCTTTTCAAGAATTTGAGCGTACCAATATTACAGGAACAGAGAATATTCTGCATATCCTGGTAAAACAAAAGCTTTTCCCTCGCTTCTTATTAATTTCTTCCTTAGCAGCACGCCAACCAGAATTATCCTGGTACGCTCAAAGCAAATATTTATCAGAGCAGAAACTTATTGAACTTTCAAGCCAACTGCAATGGACAATCTTTCGTCCTACAGCTGTTTATGGTCCGGGTGATAAAGAAATGAAGCCGCTTTTTCAATCGATACACCGCGGATTTCTTCCGGTTGTTGGGAAAATGCAAAACAGATTTGGATTAATACATGTATGTGATTTGGTTTCAGCTATTCAAGCCTGGTTAAATTCCAAGAATCCGATCAATGGAATCTTTGAACTCGATGATGGTACACCTGATGGATATAGTTATCAGAGCCTTAAAGTCATAGCACAGCAAGTATGGAAGCGCACAGTATATTGTATTGTGATCCCAGATCTGCTTATCCGGTGTATCGCATTGATTAATCTCTGGTTTGCCCGTTTCTTTCAATACTCACCTATGTTGACCCCGGGAAAGGTTAATGAATTACAGCATGAAGACTGGGTATGCAATAATACCCCTTTGACTAATGCGTTACCTGAATGGCATCCCAGAATTCGTTTACAAGATGTATTATCTGAAGTAATTTAA
- a CDS encoding fatty acyl-AMP ligase produces MSSTIIKLNAPLTQAFDFQPSSELHLTPTPTLNTLIQQLAGFDTLTSALEYAAKGVTGYNFYDAKGNVRSVLPYKILRQNARILAKRLFGFDLPRGSRVAIIADTSPEFVELFFACRYAGLVPFAMPIPVNLGSHAIYVQQLRGMLESSQASIALANIDYINFLDEAVIGATSIRWTGTPGKLNELPIHDVELQPNHPDETAYLQFTSGSTRTPRGVVITERALMCNLQGIVRNGLEIRSDDRSASWLPFYHDMGLVGLVLAPMVTQISVDYLATRDFAIRPLQWLRLISRNRCTVAFSQPFGLKLCTLRVRESDLKELDLSCWRAAGIGAEMIRPETLRNFAEKFSSAGFDENAFLPCYGLAESTLAVTFSKINTGCNSLQVDSKTLIDKKMAVRLQADGRKQNEFVNCGRPLPGHIVKIIGEDGHQLSEMMVGSVLVQGDSVMTGYYNNPEETNKALKPGNWLDTGDIGFLFEGDLFITGRRTDVIIVNGRNIRAQDIEELAEQQPEVRSREASAFGVNDEDGTTTIVLVIECRLTSPTERQSLTTRLQQLVYMAFGVNCVVELVPPHTLPRTSSGKLSRFAARQGYIQRTQLVDQLSFVESGDR; encoded by the coding sequence TTGAGTTCGACAATAATCAAGTTGAACGCTCCGCTAACGCAAGCGTTTGATTTTCAGCCTTCAAGCGAATTGCATCTAACACCGACACCGACACTCAATACGCTAATTCAGCAGTTAGCTGGCTTTGATACGCTAACAAGTGCTTTAGAATATGCAGCGAAGGGAGTAACGGGGTATAACTTTTATGACGCAAAGGGAAATGTTCGTTCAGTTCTGCCATACAAGATACTTAGGCAGAATGCTCGTATTTTGGCTAAGCGTTTGTTCGGTTTTGATTTGCCCCGGGGTAGCCGGGTAGCGATCATCGCTGATACCTCTCCGGAATTTGTTGAGTTGTTTTTTGCATGCCGCTATGCTGGGTTAGTTCCATTTGCAATGCCGATTCCGGTTAATCTCGGAAGCCATGCAATATATGTTCAGCAATTGAGGGGTATGCTTGAAAGTAGTCAAGCGAGTATTGCACTAGCTAATATTGATTACATTAATTTTCTTGATGAGGCGGTAATAGGTGCAACCAGCATTCGCTGGACGGGAACACCGGGAAAATTAAATGAGCTTCCTATACATGATGTAGAACTGCAGCCTAATCATCCAGATGAAACTGCGTATTTGCAATTTACATCAGGTAGTACGCGCACCCCACGTGGTGTAGTTATAACGGAACGAGCCTTGATGTGTAATTTACAGGGTATCGTGCGTAACGGTTTGGAAATAAGATCTGATGATCGTTCTGCATCGTGGTTGCCTTTTTATCATGATATGGGGTTGGTTGGGCTCGTTCTGGCTCCGATGGTTACACAGATTTCAGTAGATTATTTAGCAACTCGGGATTTTGCAATTCGTCCATTGCAGTGGCTGCGGCTAATTAGCAGGAATCGCTGTACGGTTGCATTCAGCCAACCATTTGGCCTTAAGCTATGTACACTTCGTGTGCGAGAATCTGATCTAAAAGAATTGGATTTGAGTTGTTGGCGAGCAGCTGGTATCGGCGCAGAAATGATTCGTCCCGAAACTTTAAGAAACTTCGCTGAGAAATTTTCATCAGCCGGCTTTGATGAGAATGCTTTTTTGCCATGTTATGGACTTGCAGAATCAACACTTGCTGTTACATTTTCAAAAATCAATACAGGATGTAATAGTCTGCAAGTAGATAGTAAGACCCTGATTGATAAAAAAATGGCAGTGAGATTGCAAGCTGATGGTCGAAAACAAAATGAATTTGTAAATTGCGGGCGTCCATTGCCCGGGCATATCGTTAAAATAATTGGCGAAGATGGTCATCAATTATCTGAGATGATGGTTGGAAGCGTACTGGTGCAGGGCGATAGCGTAATGACTGGTTATTATAATAACCCAGAAGAGACGAACAAGGCACTTAAGCCTGGAAATTGGCTCGATACTGGCGATATTGGTTTTCTGTTTGAAGGTGATTTGTTTATAACCGGACGTCGTACCGATGTGATTATAGTTAATGGTCGCAATATTCGAGCGCAAGATATCGAAGAGCTAGCCGAACAGCAACCGGAAGTCAGGTCGCGTGAGGCATCTGCTTTTGGAGTTAATGATGAAGATGGTACCACGACTATTGTACTAGTGATTGAATGCAGACTTACCTCTCCAACAGAACGTCAATCACTGACTACTAGATTGCAGCAGCTTGTTTATATGGCATTTGGAGTCAATTGTGTTGTTGAGCTTGTACCGCCGCATACCTTGCCAAGGACCTCATCTGGTAAGCTTTCGCGTTTTGCGGCTAGACAGGGATATATTCAGAGAACTCAATTAGTTGATCAATTATCTTTTGTAGAGTCAGGCGACAGATAA
- a CDS encoding alkaline phytoceramidase produces the protein MGGLSVVVIIAAMLLPPIPQSVEYHLFADRRDFFGIPNFSDVVSNLGFLLSGGAGLMFLWRVQRMPTQTTFHHGKESLPYWVLFSSIALVAFGSIYYHWAPDIHRLLWDRIPIVIAIAALLSATLIERGSANIGLRVLPLLVILAVLSVLYWYWTEQQGRGNLNFYIVMQFYLILLIIWISLRFSSRYSHGRDIYQVIALYAFAKVAELLDQSIFAWTDGWVSGHTLKHLIAAYAAYRIVQTLQKRVLLG, from the coding sequence ATGGGCGGATTATCAGTGGTAGTCATCATTGCGGCTATGTTGCTGCCGCCTATTCCGCAGTCCGTCGAATATCATCTCTTCGCTGATCGACGTGATTTCTTTGGCATTCCTAATTTCAGCGATGTAGTATCCAATTTGGGTTTTTTGCTCAGCGGAGGCGCTGGATTAATGTTTCTGTGGCGAGTTCAGCGAATGCCAACGCAAACTACATTTCATCACGGTAAAGAAAGCTTGCCATACTGGGTGTTGTTTTCCAGTATAGCCTTGGTCGCATTTGGTTCCATCTATTATCACTGGGCGCCGGATATCCATCGTTTGCTGTGGGATAGAATACCTATTGTCATTGCTATAGCCGCGCTGCTGTCTGCAACTTTGATCGAGCGTGGGAGTGCAAATATAGGCCTAAGAGTGTTACCGTTATTGGTAATTTTGGCGGTGTTAAGCGTGCTGTATTGGTATTGGACCGAACAGCAGGGCAGGGGTAACCTAAACTTTTATATCGTGATGCAGTTTTATCTGATTTTGCTGATTATCTGGATCAGCCTGCGTTTTTCATCACGCTACAGCCATGGTCGCGATATCTATCAGGTCATTGCGTTATACGCGTTTGCGAAGGTGGCCGAGTTATTGGATCAATCAATTTTTGCTTGGACGGATGGCTGGGTTAGCGGGCATACGTTAAAACATCTGATTGCTGCGTATGCCGCTTATCGAATTGTACAGACATTGCAAAAAAGGGTGTTGTTAGGATGA
- the radA gene encoding DNA repair protein RadA, translated as MAKQKNIFSCIECGGQTLKWQGQCPHCQAWNTLIETLTEKAVSRFSPVSEIGQVQNLSTIEAREEARYPTGIEELDRVLGGGLVHGGVVLLGGDPGIGKSTLLLQALSFMSAQHSVLYISGEESAQQVALRAKRLALNVQSVELYAEIQLEKIQAVLVERKPSVAVIDSIQTIYSEVLQSAPGSVAQVRECAAQLTRLAKSSGICIILVGHVTKEGALAGPRVLEHMVDTVLYFEGDMHSSFRMVRAFKNRFGAINELGVFAMSEKGLREVKNPSALFLSHHDKQVPGSCIMVTQEGTRPLLVEIQALVDEARSPNPRRLCVGLEQNRLAMLLAVLHRHAGIPCYDQDVFVNAVGGVKITEPGADLAVMLAVVSSLRNKPIAEKMIVIGEIGLAGEIRPVQRGQERLKEAAKLGFKQAIIPLANKPKQAIAGINIIAVGRIGEAVGQMY; from the coding sequence ATGGCCAAACAAAAAAACATTTTTTCTTGCATTGAGTGTGGTGGGCAAACCCTCAAATGGCAAGGTCAATGTCCGCATTGCCAGGCATGGAACACTTTGATAGAAACGCTGACAGAGAAAGCTGTGTCGCGTTTCAGTCCAGTATCGGAAATCGGTCAGGTACAAAACTTAAGTACTATCGAGGCGCGAGAAGAAGCGCGCTACCCGACCGGTATTGAAGAGCTTGATCGTGTGCTGGGCGGTGGATTAGTGCATGGGGGTGTGGTGTTGCTGGGAGGAGATCCGGGGATCGGTAAATCAACCTTGTTGTTGCAAGCATTGTCTTTTATGTCGGCGCAGCATTCAGTATTGTACATAAGCGGTGAGGAATCCGCGCAGCAAGTGGCGCTGCGTGCTAAACGATTGGCGCTGAACGTACAGTCGGTCGAGTTGTATGCAGAAATTCAATTAGAGAAAATCCAGGCTGTCTTGGTGGAGCGTAAACCATCGGTGGCGGTGATCGATTCGATTCAAACTATCTATTCCGAGGTGTTGCAATCAGCGCCGGGATCGGTTGCACAAGTGCGTGAATGTGCAGCGCAATTAACGCGCTTGGCTAAATCGAGCGGTATCTGCATTATTTTAGTCGGCCATGTTACCAAAGAGGGTGCGTTGGCCGGTCCGCGCGTACTGGAGCATATGGTCGACACTGTGTTGTATTTTGAAGGTGATATGCACTCCAGTTTTCGCATGGTTCGCGCATTCAAGAATCGTTTTGGCGCGATTAATGAATTAGGTGTTTTTGCGATGAGCGAGAAAGGATTGCGCGAAGTGAAGAATCCATCAGCATTGTTTCTTTCGCATCATGACAAGCAAGTACCGGGATCATGCATTATGGTTACGCAAGAAGGCACGCGCCCGCTATTGGTGGAAATTCAGGCTTTGGTCGACGAAGCACGCTCGCCCAATCCGCGACGACTTTGTGTCGGATTAGAACAAAACAGACTGGCAATGCTATTGGCAGTATTGCATCGCCATGCAGGCATTCCTTGCTATGATCAGGATGTTTTTGTTAATGCCGTAGGGGGCGTAAAAATTACTGAACCAGGTGCCGATCTTGCAGTTATGTTGGCGGTGGTTTCATCTCTAAGAAATAAACCGATAGCGGAAAAAATGATTGTGATCGGTGAGATTGGTTTGGCCGGAGAAATACGCCCGGTGCAACGCGGGCAGGAGCGACTTAAAGAGGCCGCGAAACTTGGCTTTAAGCAGGCTATTATTCCATTAGCCAATAAACCCAAGCAGGCCATTGCAGGCATCAATATCATTGCTGTTGGCCGGATCGGAGAAGCTGTTGGCCAGATGTATTGA
- the rfbC gene encoding dTDP-4-dehydrorhamnose 3,5-epimerase gives MKSTPLAIPDVLLIEPKVFGDERGFFYESFNQRSFESVIGRSVQFVQSNHSRSARNVLRGLHYQIKQAQGKLARVVAGEVFDIAVDIRRSSPTFGKWVGGILSAENKNQLWIPPGFAHGFVVLSDYAEFLYNTTDYWAPEHERCIVWNDPTLAIDWPIIGSPVLSDKDACGATFEKAEVYD, from the coding sequence ATGAAATCGACCCCACTTGCAATTCCGGATGTTCTGCTGATTGAACCCAAGGTTTTCGGCGATGAACGCGGATTTTTCTATGAGAGTTTTAATCAACGTAGTTTTGAGTCAGTTATTGGAAGATCAGTGCAATTTGTGCAAAGCAATCATTCGCGCTCTGCGCGCAATGTTTTGCGTGGCTTGCATTATCAGATCAAACAGGCGCAAGGGAAACTTGCGCGCGTGGTAGCAGGGGAGGTATTTGATATAGCTGTGGATATTCGTCGCTCTTCACCGACTTTTGGAAAATGGGTGGGTGGAATACTGAGCGCCGAGAACAAAAATCAATTATGGATTCCACCTGGCTTCGCGCATGGTTTCGTTGTGCTGTCCGATTACGCCGAGTTTCTGTATAACACCACTGATTACTGGGCACCCGAGCACGAGCGTTGTATTGTTTGGAATGATCCCACGCTGGCCATTGACTGGCCGATTATCGGATCACCGGTACTGTCCGACAAAGATGCATGCGGAGCAACTTTCGAGAAGGCTGAGGTCTATGATTAG
- the rfbA gene encoding glucose-1-phosphate thymidylyltransferase RfbA — MPILYTSDKTRDFPGAVVPRRKGIVLAGGSGTRLYPVTQTVSKQLLPVFDKPMIYYPLSTLMLAGIREILVISTPRDVVNYQQLLRDGNQWGLSISYAEQPSPDGLAQAFLIGESFIGNDCSALVLGDNIFYGHDFHDLLLSAMLRTSGASVFAYHVHDPDRYGVVEFDAAGKVLNLVEKPQHPKSNYAVTGLYFYDQHVVDYAKSLKPSSRNELEITDLNRVYLEHSALNVEIMRRGYAWLDTGTHESLLDASQFVATIERRQGLKIACPEEIAFLRGWISAVQLETLATPLAKNGYGQYLLHVLKREF; from the coding sequence ATGCCAATATTATATACTTCTGACAAAACAAGGGACTTTCCAGGAGCAGTTGTTCCCCGGCGCAAGGGTATCGTGCTTGCGGGCGGTTCCGGAACGCGACTTTATCCCGTCACACAAACGGTATCCAAGCAATTGTTGCCGGTTTTCGATAAGCCTATGATTTATTACCCGCTTAGTACGTTGATGCTGGCGGGTATTCGAGAGATTCTGGTAATTTCTACGCCACGTGATGTTGTCAATTATCAACAATTATTGCGTGATGGAAATCAATGGGGATTGAGTATCAGCTATGCTGAGCAACCTTCACCCGATGGTCTGGCGCAGGCCTTTCTGATTGGCGAGTCATTCATAGGTAACGATTGTTCAGCGTTGGTATTGGGCGATAATATTTTTTATGGACATGATTTTCATGACTTGCTGTTGAGCGCGATGCTGCGTACTAGCGGGGCCAGCGTATTCGCCTATCACGTGCACGATCCGGATCGATATGGTGTGGTTGAGTTTGATGCTGCCGGTAAGGTGTTGAATTTGGTGGAAAAGCCTCAACATCCCAAATCTAATTATGCGGTAACAGGACTCTATTTTTATGATCAGCATGTGGTTGATTACGCTAAAAGCCTGAAACCTTCCAGCCGCAACGAGCTGGAAATTACTGACTTGAATCGTGTTTATCTTGAACATTCTGCGCTTAATGTTGAAATCATGCGGCGCGGTTATGCTTGGCTCGATACCGGTACGCATGAATCCTTGCTCGACGCAAGTCAGTTTGTTGCGACCATCGAGCGCCGACAGGGATTGAAAATTGCTTGTCCGGAAGAAATCGCATTTTTGCGCGGTTGGATTAGTGCGGTACAGCTGGAGACCCTGGCAACACCACTGGCAAAGAATGGATATGGCCAGTACTTGTTGCATGTATTGAAACGTGAATTTTGA
- a CDS encoding ABC transporter transmembrane domain-containing protein: MTLPQLYLRLLKKLAPYGRPLLYILFAMLILAASMAYLPLLIEKMLASIFVLKDLSLVQQVSLTIIALFVVRWIFGYISIYYISTISGKLGTDLRMDFFHRLVSLPVNYYAYLNHNNQIDTLVSHISRITQTTVRHIAQLVQDCLSIMGLLICALYLNQEFSLLLLLVTPFIILVHEMIRSYFSKTDQHNLLTLRDLIGHITQSVKHYRKIRLDGGQADESQRLGRISETLFHTEMQSAKIVAMAIPTSQLIAALMLTAVTYIMALQATNNTLSLSEAGALIAIALLLIFPLRRIASIPRELEHDRKMIEATFSFLDLAPEQDIGTLSIQQIRGKLVFEQIRLNDSIQTKPILSHINLTIKPSEVIVIKGYTETEKNVLIDLILRLRQPSNGRILLDEYSLDKITINQIYRNISLVSTDPFLLDERIAGNIAYGAMRCANEAKITAAAHASHAMEFIRRMPEGLQTQINNDGNEISKKQLIQLAIARAFLKNAPLLILDEVFATQEPDSAELLSALEKLIQNRTTLIFNQQVPQLKKIDRIVVLENGCITENLKTMDHSQLRQETRIINH, translated from the coding sequence ATGACCCTTCCGCAACTCTATCTTCGTTTGCTTAAAAAACTTGCACCCTATGGGAGACCGCTTTTATACATTTTATTTGCCATGCTGATCTTGGCGGCAAGTATGGCTTATCTACCCCTACTGATTGAAAAAATGCTAGCAAGCATATTTGTTCTGAAGGATTTATCATTGGTACAACAGGTATCATTGACAATCATTGCATTATTTGTCGTACGTTGGATTTTTGGTTACATCAGTATTTATTACATCAGCACGATCAGCGGCAAACTGGGAACTGACTTGCGCATGGATTTTTTTCACAGGCTTGTGTCGCTGCCGGTAAATTATTACGCTTATCTTAACCACAATAATCAAATCGACACATTGGTATCTCACATCAGTAGAATCACTCAGACCACAGTTCGTCACATTGCCCAGTTAGTGCAGGATTGTCTTTCTATCATGGGATTATTGATCTGCGCACTATATCTTAACCAGGAATTCTCGTTGTTATTATTGCTGGTAACACCATTCATCATATTAGTGCATGAAATGATTCGCAGTTATTTCAGCAAAACCGATCAACATAACTTATTAACTTTGAGAGATTTGATCGGCCACATTACACAGTCAGTCAAACATTACCGGAAAATCAGGCTGGATGGCGGACAAGCCGACGAAAGCCAACGTCTTGGAAGAATTTCAGAAACGCTGTTTCACACAGAAATGCAATCCGCAAAAATCGTGGCCATGGCTATCCCTACAAGTCAGCTTATCGCGGCATTGATGCTTACCGCTGTTACTTACATTATGGCATTACAGGCTACGAATAATACGCTGAGCTTATCCGAAGCAGGCGCATTGATAGCCATTGCATTACTCCTTATTTTCCCGCTTCGGCGAATTGCAAGTATTCCCAGAGAACTTGAACACGACCGGAAAATGATAGAAGCTACTTTCTCGTTTCTGGATCTCGCTCCCGAACAGGATATAGGCACTCTCAGTATTCAGCAGATCCGCGGCAAACTGGTATTTGAACAAATACGCCTCAATGACTCAATCCAAACAAAACCTATTCTGAGCCATATAAACTTAACGATTAAGCCATCAGAAGTTATTGTTATTAAGGGTTATACGGAAACTGAAAAGAATGTACTCATTGATTTGATACTCCGTCTGCGGCAACCTTCTAACGGAAGAATATTACTGGATGAATACTCGCTCGACAAAATAACTATAAATCAAATATATAGAAATATTTCCCTGGTATCCACCGATCCCTTCCTGCTCGACGAAAGAATTGCCGGCAACATCGCCTACGGCGCAATGCGTTGCGCCAATGAAGCAAAAATCACTGCTGCCGCACATGCTTCCCATGCTATGGAATTTATTCGTCGAATGCCTGAAGGCTTACAAACTCAAATTAACAATGATGGCAATGAAATCAGCAAAAAACAATTGATTCAACTCGCCATCGCACGGGCATTTTTAAAAAATGCCCCCCTATTAATTCTGGATGAAGTATTTGCAACACAAGAACCTGATTCCGCAGAACTGCTCTCCGCTCTAGAAAAATTGATACAAAATCGCACCACGTTGATTTTCAATCAACAGGTTCCACAATTAAAAAAGATTGATCGAATTGTAGTTCTGGAAAATGGATGCATCACAGAAAACTTGAAAACCATGGACCATTCTCAGTTAAGGCAGGAAACCCGGATTATCAATCATTAG
- a CDS encoding polysaccharide biosynthesis protein, producing MFANRYGIRTFIAFTHDFIAVAVAWWLAYLCRFNFDIPAVSVIFLLQTLPWIVLIQGGAFLWFGLYRGLWRYASLPDLKRIVVAVAVGSVAVTLMLWLFGLLRNVPGAVIMLAPLLLLLIMGGSRLIYRAWKERRLYSLESYEAKLVLILGAGSTAVNLVKALTGSREWHVVGMLDDDPRKLGTRLQGVRVRGMIKELPQWVQKLNVGHVIIAIPSVSRRIHRQALEMCSEIGVKAMTVPSYADLISGKTTVSQIREIQLDDLLGRAPVVLDDDGLHDLLTGKVILVTGAGGSIGSELCRQLVSFEPKHIVFVELSEFSLYTIQEEFLARYPAMSMSFVIGDIKDHARMTQLFTQFHPTVVFHAAAYKHVPLMEQENACQAILNNVLGTYVLAQVAINFAVDKFVLISTDKAVNPVSVMGSSKRLAEMVCQALQQSISKHVNADRDHPTRQTCFVMVRFGNVLGSTGSVIPKFREQIAKGGPITITHPDMTRYFMSIPEAAQLVLQAGLMGGTQGGGEIFVLDMGDPVKIVDLANDLIHLSGLAEGDIRIEFTGLRPGEKIHEELLATSESTLPTPHQKLRIAQACQVDEQWLSELVAWLDKVTVLSDQEVRDELIRWVPEYTHKEVRH from the coding sequence ATGTTTGCCAACCGATACGGGATCCGTACTTTTATCGCTTTTACTCATGACTTTATTGCTGTCGCTGTAGCTTGGTGGTTGGCTTATTTATGCCGTTTCAATTTTGATATCCCGGCGGTGTCAGTCATATTTTTATTGCAGACGCTACCCTGGATCGTGCTGATCCAAGGCGGAGCTTTTTTGTGGTTCGGGCTTTATCGCGGGTTGTGGCGTTATGCCAGTTTGCCGGATTTAAAGAGAATCGTTGTTGCTGTCGCTGTGGGTTCGGTAGCGGTAACCTTGATGTTGTGGTTATTCGGCCTGTTGCGAAATGTGCCCGGTGCGGTAATCATGCTGGCTCCTTTGTTATTGCTGTTGATCATGGGTGGCAGCCGCTTGATATATCGCGCATGGAAAGAACGCCGCCTGTACAGTCTGGAAAGTTATGAAGCGAAGCTGGTATTGATTCTGGGTGCTGGCAGCACGGCTGTGAATCTGGTGAAAGCTTTAACCGGAAGCCGTGAGTGGCATGTGGTAGGTATGCTGGATGATGATCCCAGAAAATTAGGTACGCGTTTGCAAGGCGTGCGTGTGCGCGGGATGATCAAAGAACTTCCGCAATGGGTGCAGAAACTGAATGTCGGGCATGTGATTATTGCCATACCATCCGTTTCTCGGCGAATACACCGGCAGGCTTTGGAAATGTGTTCGGAAATCGGTGTGAAAGCGATGACAGTGCCATCCTATGCGGATTTGATCAGCGGTAAGACAACGGTGTCACAAATTCGTGAAATCCAATTGGATGATTTGCTGGGTAGGGCGCCTGTGGTTCTGGATGACGACGGTTTGCATGATTTACTGACGGGGAAGGTGATTTTGGTGACAGGGGCAGGCGGTTCGATTGGTTCGGAGTTATGCCGCCAGCTCGTCTCGTTTGAACCAAAGCATATTGTTTTCGTTGAATTAAGTGAGTTCTCGCTCTATACCATTCAGGAAGAGTTTTTGGCGCGTTATCCAGCGATGAGTATGTCGTTTGTAATTGGTGATATCAAGGATCACGCCCGGATGACACAATTATTTACGCAATTTCATCCTACCGTGGTTTTTCATGCTGCTGCGTACAAGCATGTGCCGCTGATGGAGCAAGAAAATGCATGCCAGGCTATTTTGAATAATGTGTTGGGTACTTATGTGCTGGCTCAGGTGGCGATTAATTTTGCGGTAGATAAATTTGTTTTGATTTCCACCGATAAGGCGGTTAATCCCGTGAGCGTCATGGGTTCCAGCAAGCGTTTGGCAGAAATGGTTTGCCAGGCTTTACAACAATCAATTTCAAAGCATGTCAATGCTGATCGGGATCATCCAACGCGCCAAACCTGTTTTGTTATGGTGCGGTTTGGCAATGTACTGGGCAGTACCGGCAGTGTAATACCAAAATTCCGTGAACAGATTGCCAAAGGCGGCCCGATTACCATCACCCATCCAGACATGACACGTTACTTCATGTCCATTCCGGAAGCTGCGCAACTGGTTTTACAGGCCGGACTGATGGGGGGTACGCAAGGTGGCGGTGAAATTTTTGTGCTGGATATGGGGGATCCCGTCAAGATCGTTGATCTGGCCAATGATTTGATCCATTTATCCGGCTTGGCGGAAGGGGATATTCGTATTGAATTTACGGGATTGCGCCCGGGTGAAAAGATACATGAGGAATTACTGGCGACGAGTGAAAGTACGCTTCCGACACCCCATCAAAAATTACGTATTGCCCAGGCATGTCAGGTTGATGAGCAGTGGTTGTCGGAGTTGGTGGCTTGGTTGGATAAAGTGACCGTACTAAGCGATCAGGAAGTCCGTGATGAGCTGATTAGGTGGGTGCCCGAATACACTCATAAGGAAGTGAGGCATTGA